One window of the Halanaerobium saccharolyticum subsp. saccharolyticum DSM 6643 genome contains the following:
- the atpB gene encoding F0F1 ATP synthase subunit A, with product MNPGPQIQFYLFGNELFPITDTLIVGWVSVVIILLGAKYLTSQLSVRPNGKQNVAEFMVELIYKQIEPMLPGEGWRFLPFIATIFIYVGIGNLIGVVPGVTNPTGDLNTTLGLALVVFLVVQYEGMREYGVWGYIKGFAEPVIFLLPINIIGELAKPISHSFRLFGNIVGGGIIITLIYQAAPALIPVPLHAWFGVFVGAIQALIFGMVAIAYISVAKS from the coding sequence TTGAATCCAGGTCCACAAATACAGTTTTATTTATTTGGCAATGAATTATTTCCAATAACCGATACCTTAATAGTTGGTTGGGTTTCTGTTGTTATTATTTTGCTTGGAGCTAAATATTTGACTTCACAATTAAGTGTTAGACCAAATGGCAAGCAAAATGTAGCAGAATTTATGGTAGAATTAATTTATAAACAGATAGAGCCAATGCTTCCGGGTGAGGGATGGAGATTTCTTCCTTTTATTGCAACAATATTTATTTATGTTGGAATTGGAAACCTGATTGGAGTTGTACCTGGTGTGACTAATCCGACTGGGGATTTGAACACAACACTTGGACTTGCGCTTGTAGTATTTTTAGTGGTTCAGTACGAAGGTATGAGAGAATACGGAGTTTGGGGTTATATTAAAGGCTTTGCGGAACCAGTAATTTTCTTGCTCCCTATTAATATAATTGGAGAACTAGCAAAACCGATTTCTCATTCATTCCGTCTTTTTGGAAATATTGTAGGTGGAGGTATTATTATTACTCTAATCTATCAGGCAGCACCTGCTTTAATACCAGTGCCATTACATGCTTGGTTTGGAGTTTTTGTAGGAGCAATTCAGGCTTTAATCTTTGGTATGGTTGCAATTGCCTATATTTCAGTTGCTAAGTCTTAA
- the atpE gene encoding ATP synthase F0 subunit C: MIEFTPEVVKTVITTASYIAAGAAMMAGMGPGIGMGFAAGKATSAVRRQPEARGPIITTMLLGQVISASTGIYSLVIAIFLIYGI, from the coding sequence ATGATTGAATTTACGCCTGAAGTAGTAAAAACAGTTATTACAACTGCTTCTTATATCGCCGCTGGAGCCGCAATGATGGCAGGTATGGGTCCGGGAATAGGTATGGGCTTTGCTGCTGGAAAAGCAACATCGGCCGTGAGAAGACAGCCTGAGGCTAGAGGTCCGATTATTACAACAATGTTATTGGGTCAGGTAATTTCAGCCTCAACAGGTATTTATTCACTGGTTATTGCTATCTTTTTAATTTATGGAATTTAA
- a CDS encoding ATP synthase subunit I, whose protein sequence is MKNIDDPKKLQKEILKITYLFSLFPIVSSLLAGEFDITLGFIFGLVIATLLLRLKYNNIIRALSMEEESAEKFIRNRYFIEYALYFVVLFSAARSVKLNFLAAAVGLFMIKFVVILMSIVDLLKDTFQSKFDEYK, encoded by the coding sequence ATGAAAAACATTGATGATCCAAAGAAATTACAAAAAGAAATTCTGAAAATAACATACTTATTTTCGCTTTTTCCAATTGTTTCTTCATTGTTGGCTGGTGAATTCGATATTACTTTAGGATTTATATTTGGGCTTGTGATTGCTACACTTCTTTTAAGATTAAAATATAATAACATAATTAGGGCATTGAGTATGGAAGAAGAGTCAGCAGAGAAATTTATACGTAACAGATATTTTATAGAATATGCCCTCTATTTTGTAGTGCTTTTTAGTGCAGCTAGAAGTGTTAAATTAAACTTTCTTGCTGCAGCAGTAGGACTATTTATGATAAAATTTGTAGTCATACTGATGTCAATTGTTGATTTACTCAAGGATACTTTTCAAAGCAAATTTGATGAGTATAAATAA
- the atpE gene encoding ATP synthase F0 subunit C, producing the protein MVEFAPEVIDTVIRASALLGAGFAMIAGIGPGIGQGYAAGKAVESVARDPEARGNIITTMLLGQAVAESTGIYSLVIAIVLIFTI; encoded by the coding sequence ATGGTAGAATTCGCACCAGAAGTTATTGACACAGTTATTAGAGCCTCAGCTCTTTTAGGAGCAGGTTTTGCAATGATCGCAGGTATTGGTCCTGGTATTGGTCAGGGGTATGCTGCTGGTAAAGCTGTAGAATCTGTAGCCAGAGATCCAGAAGCTAGAGGTAACATTATTACAACTATGCTTTTAGGTCAGGCTGTTGCTGAGTCAACAGGTATTTATTCACTGGTTATTGCCATTGTTTTAATCTTTACAATATAG
- the atpF gene encoding F0F1 ATP synthase subunit B yields MVNINTTMLWQLLNFFVLLYLLRKFLYSPIKEILDKRAAQINGDLDDAEARREEAKEIKAEYEEKLKNAHSEAQEIVDNAETRANKKAKNIINEAEEKAESLKAKKLEEIEQAKKEAAAELRDSIADYTVLAANKLIREQLDEKKHQQMIMDFIDDLDKEKLGELQ; encoded by the coding sequence TTGGTTAATATTAACACTACAATGTTATGGCAGTTACTTAACTTTTTTGTACTTCTTTATTTACTGCGCAAATTTCTTTATTCACCAATTAAAGAGATACTTGACAAAAGAGCAGCACAAATTAATGGTGATTTAGATGATGCTGAAGCTCGCAGAGAAGAGGCTAAAGAAATAAAGGCTGAATATGAGGAAAAACTGAAGAATGCTCATAGTGAAGCCCAAGAAATTGTTGATAACGCAGAAACTAGAGCCAATAAAAAGGCTAAAAATATAATAAATGAAGCAGAAGAAAAAGCTGAAAGTTTAAAGGCCAAGAAGTTAGAAGAAATTGAGCAGGCTAAAAAGGAAGCAGCAGCTGAACTTAGAGACAGCATTGCTGATTACACTGTTCTAGCAGCAAATAAACTAATCCGAGAGCAGTTAGACGAGAAAAAACATCAGCAGATGATTATGGACTTTATAGATGATTTAGATAAAGAGAAACTGGGTGAGCTGCAATGA
- the atpH gene encoding ATP synthase F1 subunit delta, whose amino-acid sequence MRNEVASKYSRALFELGKEHDNLLELKENLNEFWQLTLENEDLNELLFHQRIIPEDKKNTLNQIFAEQMEEDILYFLFILIDKRREFFLESIIKEFNTLVDDAESILHVEVTSAVELNDSILDKLKEKLDSLLDYNILIKNNVDEEIIAGIVLKIEDYIIDGSLRNELSSLKQKLKAIPVSKLGVN is encoded by the coding sequence ATGAGAAATGAAGTAGCTTCCAAATACAGTCGAGCTTTATTTGAGCTTGGAAAAGAACATGATAATCTTTTAGAACTAAAAGAAAATTTGAATGAATTCTGGCAGTTAACACTTGAAAATGAAGATTTAAATGAGCTTCTTTTTCATCAAAGAATTATACCAGAAGACAAGAAAAATACGTTAAATCAAATATTTGCTGAACAGATGGAAGAGGATATTTTGTACTTTCTTTTTATTTTAATTGATAAAAGAAGAGAATTCTTTTTAGAATCAATCATCAAAGAGTTTAACACTCTTGTTGATGATGCCGAAAGTATCCTACATGTAGAAGTCACATCAGCGGTAGAATTGAATGATTCTATTCTTGATAAATTAAAAGAAAAATTGGATTCACTATTAGATTATAATATACTGATCAAAAATAATGTTGATGAAGAAATCATTGCTGGTATTGTTCTAAAAATTGAAGACTATATTATTGACGGCAGTCTGCGCAATGAACTGAGTTCATTAAAGCAGAAGCTGAAGGCGATTCCAGTAAGTAAGTTAGGGGTGAATTAA
- the atpA gene encoding F0F1 ATP synthase subunit alpha, which produces MKLRPEEISSIIKKEIDNYGQKLESVGVGTVLDVGDGIAHVYGLKDAMSGELLEFPNEVFGMALNLEEDNIGVVLLGDETLIAEGDDVKRTGRVVEVPVGEALLGRVVNPLGQPLDGKGAIDSDTYRPVESEAPGVVERQPVEVPLQTGLKSIDAMTPIGRGQRELIIGDRQTGKTAIGIDTIINQKDNDVICIYVAIGQKNSTVAQLTERLREEGAMDYTIVVSATASEPAPIRYIAPYSGCAMGEHFMYEDDRDVLVVYDDLSKHAVAYRSMSLLLRRPPGREAYPGDVFYLHSRLLERAAKLNDDLGGGSLTALPIIETQAGDVSAFIPTNVISITDGQIYLESELFFSGVRPAVNVGISVSRVGGNAQIKAMKDVAGTLRLDLSQYRELEAFSQFGSDLDKSTQQKLARGERIVEILKQNQYSPMPVAEQIIIIYTVTNGHLDDLPVDNLQRFEEEYLSFVDNNYSEIKDEILESGKLSDELKEKLDNMVKEFKEMFQVKENTIVDMDSNESDESAETEVNDSKGSDTEAEEAEVK; this is translated from the coding sequence TTGAAACTGAGACCTGAAGAAATAAGTTCTATTATAAAAAAAGAAATAGATAATTATGGACAAAAATTAGAATCCGTGGGTGTAGGTACTGTATTAGATGTTGGAGATGGTATCGCACATGTTTACGGACTTAAAGATGCTATGTCCGGAGAACTTCTAGAATTTCCTAATGAAGTATTCGGAATGGCTTTAAACCTTGAGGAAGATAATATCGGTGTTGTTTTACTCGGTGACGAAACATTAATTGCAGAAGGTGATGATGTAAAACGTACCGGTCGTGTTGTTGAGGTTCCTGTTGGAGAGGCTTTATTAGGTAGGGTTGTAAACCCACTTGGACAGCCACTTGATGGAAAAGGGGCAATTGATAGTGATACATATCGTCCTGTAGAATCTGAGGCGCCTGGTGTAGTTGAGCGTCAGCCTGTTGAAGTTCCATTACAGACAGGTTTAAAATCAATTGATGCAATGACTCCAATTGGTAGAGGTCAGCGTGAATTAATTATCGGTGACCGCCAGACTGGTAAAACAGCAATTGGTATTGATACAATTATTAATCAGAAGGATAATGATGTAATTTGTATTTATGTAGCTATTGGACAGAAAAACTCAACCGTAGCTCAACTTACAGAAAGATTAAGAGAAGAAGGAGCAATGGATTACACTATAGTGGTTTCTGCTACAGCAAGTGAGCCAGCTCCGATTAGATATATCGCACCTTATTCTGGTTGTGCGATGGGTGAGCATTTTATGTACGAAGATGATAGAGATGTATTAGTAGTTTATGATGATCTTTCCAAACATGCGGTGGCTTACCGTTCCATGTCACTTCTCTTAAGAAGACCACCTGGACGTGAAGCTTATCCTGGTGATGTGTTCTACTTACACTCTCGTTTATTAGAGCGTGCAGCTAAGTTAAATGATGATTTAGGTGGAGGTTCTTTAACTGCACTGCCGATCATTGAAACACAGGCTGGAGATGTTTCCGCTTTTATTCCTACCAACGTAATTTCTATCACTGATGGACAGATTTATCTGGAAAGTGAGTTATTCTTCTCAGGTGTAAGACCTGCTGTTAACGTAGGTATTTCTGTGTCTCGTGTTGGTGGTAATGCTCAGATAAAGGCAATGAAAGATGTTGCTGGTACTCTGCGTCTTGACTTATCTCAGTATCGTGAACTTGAGGCTTTCTCACAGTTCGGATCTGACCTTGATAAATCAACACAGCAGAAACTGGCCCGTGGTGAAAGAATTGTAGAGATTCTAAAACAGAATCAGTATTCGCCAATGCCGGTAGCAGAACAGATCATTATAATTTATACGGTAACTAATGGTCATTTAGATGATCTTCCAGTTGATAATTTACAGCGTTTTGAAGAAGAATATCTTAGCTTTGTAGACAACAACTATTCTGAAATCAAAGATGAGATTCTTGAATCTGGAAAATTATCTGATGAGCTTAAAGAAAAATTAGATAATATGGTTAAAGAGTTTAAAGAAATGTTCCAGGTTAAAGAAAATACTATTGTAGATATGGATTCTAATGAATCTGATGAATCAGCTGAAACTGAAGTTAATGATTCTAAGGGATCTGATACCGAAGCAGAGGAAGCTGAGGTGAAATAA
- the atpG gene encoding ATP synthase F1 subunit gamma, producing the protein MQNMRDIQRRIGSVKNTQKITRAMKMVASAKLKNAQDRAEDARPYFNKTVEVLRGVFTRTKEKNHPLLAEREGGRHLVIVITADRGLCGAYNHKVMDIAEEIVETEEEVSLLVLGRKARDYFRRREADIMAEYVQLDDYPGYGFANNIADEIIHHFEAEDVNKVSMIYTHFNSAISQTVKKMQLLPVEEFAEEAKKIESDDEQQMDAETAEEGSDTKKYVDYIFEPSPAEVFDNILPQYLINVIYSALLESKASEFGARMTAMDSATENASEMIDDLTLKYNRARQAEITKEITEIVGGAEALK; encoded by the coding sequence ATGCAGAATATGCGAGATATTCAGCGGCGGATAGGTAGTGTTAAAAACACTCAAAAGATAACCAGAGCTATGAAAATGGTTGCATCCGCTAAACTGAAAAATGCTCAGGATAGAGCAGAAGATGCCAGACCTTATTTCAATAAAACAGTTGAAGTTTTGAGGGGAGTTTTTACAAGGACTAAAGAAAAAAACCACCCACTTTTAGCAGAAAGAGAAGGCGGCAGGCATTTAGTGATTGTTATTACAGCAGATAGAGGTCTCTGTGGAGCCTATAATCATAAGGTAATGGATATAGCTGAAGAAATTGTAGAAACGGAAGAAGAGGTTTCTTTGCTGGTTTTAGGCCGTAAGGCACGAGATTATTTCCGAAGACGTGAAGCGGATATAATGGCCGAATATGTTCAGCTTGATGATTATCCAGGTTATGGTTTTGCCAACAATATTGCTGATGAGATTATTCATCATTTTGAGGCAGAAGATGTTAATAAGGTATCTATGATTTATACTCATTTTAATTCTGCTATCAGTCAGACAGTTAAAAAGATGCAGCTTTTACCGGTAGAAGAATTTGCCGAGGAAGCAAAAAAAATTGAATCCGATGATGAGCAGCAGATGGATGCAGAGACAGCAGAAGAAGGCAGCGATACTAAAAAATATGTCGATTATATATTCGAACCTTCGCCAGCTGAAGTTTTTGATAACATTTTACCACAGTATTTAATTAATGTTATTTATTCAGCTCTTTTAGAGTCTAAAGCGAGTGAATTTGGTGCCAGAATGACTGCAATGGATTCTGCTACAGAAAATGCAAGTGAGATGATAGATGATTTAACACTTAAATATAATAGAGCTCGTCAGGCAGAAATTACTAAAGAAATCACAGAAATTGTTGGTGGAGCAGAGGCACTTAAATAA
- the atpD gene encoding F0F1 ATP synthase subunit beta yields MSDQNIGRVVQVIGPVVDIEFPDGKLPKVKYAVKIENEEKDIDLTCEVMQQLGDDRVRSVAMSSTDGLVRGMEAVDQGAPISTPVGEAVLGRVFNVLGDTIDNRGEVETDERMPIHRPAPKFEDLESTTELFETGIKVIDLLAPYTRGGKVGLFGGAGVGKTVLIQELINNIATEHGGYSVFSGVGERTREGNDLWLEFQEADILDKVAMVFGQMNEPPGARMRVGLTGLTMAEYFRDEAGQDVLLFIDNIFRFIQAGSEVSALLGRMPSAVGYQPTLAYDVGTLQERITSTKKGSITSVQAVYVPADDLTDPAPATTFAHLDATTVLSRDIVEKGIYPAVDPLDSTSNILDPRIIGEEHYNVAREVQEILQEYKDLQDIIAILGMDELSEEDKIVVNRARRIERFLSQPFFVAEQFTGTPGQYVELDDTIRGFKGILEGRYDDLPEEAFYMVGTIEDAVEKAKQLEEGE; encoded by the coding sequence GTGAGTGACCAGAACATAGGTAGAGTAGTTCAGGTTATTGGTCCGGTAGTTGATATAGAATTTCCGGATGGAAAATTACCAAAGGTTAAATATGCAGTTAAAATAGAGAATGAAGAAAAAGATATAGATTTAACCTGTGAAGTAATGCAGCAGCTCGGTGATGATAGAGTTCGTTCTGTTGCTATGTCCTCAACTGATGGATTAGTTAGAGGAATGGAAGCTGTTGATCAGGGTGCACCAATCAGCACACCTGTAGGTGAAGCTGTATTGGGAAGAGTATTTAATGTTTTAGGAGATACAATTGATAATCGTGGTGAGGTAGAAACAGATGAAAGAATGCCTATTCACCGTCCAGCTCCTAAATTTGAAGATTTAGAGTCTACAACAGAACTTTTCGAAACTGGTATTAAGGTTATTGACCTTTTAGCACCTTATACTCGTGGAGGTAAAGTAGGTCTTTTCGGTGGTGCTGGTGTTGGTAAAACAGTACTTATCCAGGAGCTAATAAATAATATTGCAACAGAGCATGGTGGTTATTCTGTATTCTCTGGTGTAGGAGAAAGAACTAGAGAAGGTAATGACCTCTGGCTTGAATTCCAGGAGGCAGACATTTTGGATAAAGTGGCCATGGTTTTTGGTCAGATGAATGAGCCGCCTGGAGCCCGGATGCGTGTTGGTCTTACAGGCTTAACAATGGCAGAGTATTTCCGTGATGAAGCTGGTCAGGATGTATTATTATTTATTGATAATATTTTCCGTTTTATCCAGGCTGGTTCTGAGGTATCTGCTCTTTTAGGTAGAATGCCTTCAGCTGTAGGTTATCAGCCAACTCTTGCATATGATGTTGGTACTTTACAGGAGAGAATTACTTCAACCAAGAAAGGTTCAATCACATCTGTACAGGCAGTATATGTACCTGCAGATGACCTGACTGACCCTGCTCCTGCAACCACATTTGCTCACTTAGATGCTACAACAGTACTTTCCAGAGATATTGTGGAAAAAGGAATTTATCCTGCTGTTGACCCACTTGATTCAACATCTAATATTCTTGATCCAAGAATCATTGGTGAAGAACATTATAATGTTGCGCGTGAGGTTCAGGAGATTTTACAGGAATACAAAGACTTACAGGATATTATCGCCATCTTAGGTATGGACGAATTATCTGAAGAAGATAAGATTGTAGTAAATAGAGCTCGTCGAATTGAGAGATTCTTATCTCAGCCATTCTTTGTTGCTGAGCAGTTTACAGGAACTCCTGGTCAGTATGTTGAACTGGATGACACAATTCGCGGTTTTAAAGGAATTTTAGAAGGGCGTTATGATGATCTACCAGAGGAAGCTTTTTATATGGTAGGTACAATCGAAGACGCAGTAGAAAAAGCTAAACAGCTGGAAGAAGGTGAGTAG
- a CDS encoding F0F1 ATP synthase subunit epsilon, which yields MAAAPKIQLDVVTPQKLAYSEQVDLIEGPAIDGLIGILPDHAPLVTAMKIGVVRVVKDGEEIQIAISDGFMEVQPDQINLVVRTAELPEEIDIERAEAARERAEEKLEKEKDNVDFARAEAAYDRAKARLKAAGHHDHGYDRL from the coding sequence ATGGCTGCTGCACCAAAAATTCAGTTAGATGTAGTAACTCCACAAAAATTGGCTTATAGTGAGCAGGTAGATTTGATTGAAGGACCTGCGATAGATGGCCTGATTGGTATTTTACCTGACCATGCACCTTTAGTAACTGCAATGAAGATTGGAGTTGTGCGAGTTGTTAAAGATGGTGAGGAAATCCAGATAGCAATTAGTGACGGCTTTATGGAAGTTCAGCCGGATCAGATTAATCTGGTTGTTAGAACAGCTGAACTGCCGGAAGAAATTGATATTGAAAGGGCTGAAGCTGCTCGAGAGAGAGCTGAAGAAAAGCTAGAAAAAGAGAAAGATAATGTTGATTTCGCTCGTGCGGAAGCAGCTTATGATCGTGCAAAGGCTCGCCTTAAGGCAGCTGGACATCATGATCACGGCTATGACCGCCTATAA